The following DNA comes from Mesoplasma sp. JKS002658.
TATTATTTGACCGTCGTAAATATGATTTAACTAAAGCAGGTCGTTTTAAATTAAACCAAAAATTAGCGATTAAAAACCGTCTTTTAGGAACCAGATTAGCTGAAGACGTTCTTGATGCACAAGGTAAAGTTTTAATTCCCAAAGACACATTAGTTAACAAAGAAAACTACGAAGAAGTTCGTGAGATTTTTAGTCGTGATGTGATGACCACTACTCTTGATTTCCTAAATGATATCAACAGTCCTAAAGCTATTCAAAAGGTAAAAGTTTACCGTGATAATGATTTGAAAACTAAAACAATCACTTTATTAGGAATTACTGGTCACTCAAATGATGAATTCTTAAACATTGCTGATGTTTTAGCAACAATTTCTTATGCAGAAAACTTGCATTATAACATTGGTCAAATTGATGATATTGATCATTTAGGAAATCGCCGCGTAAGAACAGTGGGAGAATTGTTGCAAAACCAATTACGTATCGGAATGATTCGAATTGAAAAGAACGTACGAGAAAAACTTTCAACCGCTCAATTATTTAAGGTTAAGCCTTCAACAATTATTAACAACAAACCTTTAACTGCTGTGATTGGAGAATTCTTTAATCTATCCCAACTTTCTCAATTCATGGATCAAATTAACCCATTATCAGAATTAACTAATAAACGTCGGTTGACTGCGCTAGGACCAGGAGGATTGTCTCGTGATCGTGCTGGCTTAGAAGTGCGGGATGTTCACGATTCTCATTATGGAAGAATTTGTCCAATTGAAACTCCTGAAGGACCAAATATTGGGTTGATTAACAACTTAGCAACCTATGCAAAAGTTAATGAGTATGGATTTATTACCACTCCTTATCGAAGAGTTAAAAACGGTGTTATTAATAACGATGATATTCGTTATTTAACTGCTGATGAAGAAAATAATTATGTAATCGCGCAAGCAAACGTTAAACAAGATGATAGTGGGAAAATTTTAGAAGAAACTGTCATTTCGCGTTATAAAGGTGATGACATCATTGCCAACGTTCAAGATGTTGATTATATTGATGTTTCTCCAAAACAAATTTTCTCAATTGCTACTAGTTGTATTCCGTTCTTAGAAAACGATGATGCTAACCGGGCATTGATGGGAGCAAATATGCAACGTCAAGCTGTACCACTTTTAAGACCTGAAGCACCATTAGTAGGAACTGGGGTTGAATTTGAAGCTGCCAGAGACTCTGGAAGTGCAATTGTTGCTAAAGAAGGCGGAATTGTTCGTTATGTTGATGCCAAAGTGATTACTGTGGAAACTAGTCAAGGAACTACTACTTACCCATTAGCTGATTTTGAACGTTCAAATAACGGAACTGCAATTGCGCAAAACCCAATTGTTAACCTTGGTGATACAGTTGAAAAAGGTGAGATTATTGCTGATGGTCCTTCAATGGATGAAGGAGAATTAGCGATTGGTCAAAACGTTGTGGTTGCCTTTACAACTTATAATGGTTACAACTATGAAGATGCGATTGTAATGAGTGAACGTGTGGTTATGGAAGACCGTTTTACTTCAATTCACATTGATGAGTACACTATTGAACGTAGAAATACTAAACAAGGTGAAGAAGAAATTACTCGTGAAATTCCTAACATCTCTGAAAATTCAAAGAAATATTTAGATAGTGATGGAATTGTTGCGATCGGAACTGAAGTTAAGCATGGTGATATTTTAGTAGGAAAAGTAACTCCCAAAGGACAAGTACAACTTTCTCCAGAAGATAAGTTATTAAACGCAATTTTTGGTGAAAAATCACGTAACGTTAAAGATAATTCTTTAAAAGTACCAAATGGTGGGGATGGAATTGTTCAAACTGTTAAACGTTTCACGCGTGAAGATTATGACTTAGCACCTGATGTTTTAGAAATTGTTAAGATTTATGTCGTTCAAAAACGAAAAATCCAAGAAGGGGACAAAATGTCTGGACGTCACGGGAATAAAGGGGTTATTTCACGAATCCTTCCTGTAGAAGACATGCCTCACTTAGAAGATGGAACCCCAGTTGATATTATGTTAAACCCTCAAGGGGTGCCTTCACGGATGAATATTGGACAAATCTTAGAAATTCATTTAGGAATGGCTGCTAAAAAACTTGGTATCAAGGTTGCAACTCCTGTTTTTGAAGGTTTAAATGAACAAGAGTTAGATGAGATTATGCAAGAAGCTGGAATGACTAACTTTGGAAAAGTGAAGTTAATTGATGGAGCAACTGGAGAGGTTATGGATAAACCAATTGCAGTTGGAGTTATGTACATGCTAAAACTTTCTCACATGGTTGATGATAAATTACATGCAAGAAATGTTGGTCCTTATTCTTTAATTACCCAACAACCATTGGGTGGAAAAGCCCAAAATGGGGGACAAAGATTTGGAGAAATGGAAGTTTGAGCGTTAGAAGCTTATGGAGCTGCACATACTTTAAGAGAAATTCTTACGATTAAATCTGATGACATTAAAGGTCGGGTAAAAACTTATGAAGCAATTGTGCGTTCAAAGAAAATTCCTGAACCAGGAATTCCTGAGTCATTTAATGTGTTAACTAAAGAAATTATGGGTCTAGGATTTGACATGTTTATGATTGATGAACAAGGCAACAAATCAGCAATTAGTGCTTATGATCGCGCTGATAGTGATGTGGAAGAAGACTTGTATGCTTCAAATCAAGGTGATTATCACTCTCCAAGTGATGAAGAAATTATTGCATCAAATATTGAGCCAGAAGTCTTAGTAAATATGACTAGTGGTGAAGAAAGTAATGATTAAGAAAGGGCGTAACTAAATGGAAAATAAGAAGAATAAAAAATCAATTAAGATTGAATTATCAAGTCCAGAAGCGATTCGTTCTTGATCTCATGGTGAAGTTAAAAAACCAGAAACTATTAATTATAAAACTTTAAAAGCAGAAAAAGATGGTTTATTTGATGAACGAATCTTTGGACCGATTAAAAGTTTTGAATGTGCTTGTGGAAAGTACAAAAAAGCTAACCCGATGAACAAAGGAAAAGTTTGTGAAAAATGTGGGGTTGAATTAACTGAATCAATCGTACGAAGAGAAAGAATGGGGCACATTGAGTTAGAAGAACCAGTTGCGCACATTTGAATGCTAAAAGTGGCACCAAGTCGGATTGCAGCAGTTTTAGATTTGAAAACTAAAGAATTAGAAGAAGTTGTTTACTTTGTTTCTTATATTGTTTTAGAAACCGGGGATTCACAGTATCTAACTGCTAAACAAGTGCTTGATTTAGAAAATTCAAAGTCAAGTTCAAAAACTCGTGAAGCATTGTTAAATACAATTCGTGAGGAAGTTTTGGCTAAAATTGAAGATCTTGAATCACGCGATGCCAGAAAAGCTCAGAGAATGATTTTAGAGTTAGAAGACCCAATGATTCCGTTTTCAATTGATGAAGCATCTGGTTTAATTGCAAAATATACCAAAGCTAAGTTTGGTATTGGGGCTGCAGCAATTGAATACTTGTTGCAAAAAATCAATGTTGATGATGAAATCAAAACTTTGAAAGC
Coding sequences within:
- the rpoB gene encoding DNA-directed RNA polymerase subunit beta, producing the protein MSYKIKKINNRTTRRDYTKVSGKLPLPNLVEVQTDTFEWFKTKGIQEVFDEIFPIVSPNGQATLALDDWEFRTPRISIAQAKEESKIYDEPIYANLTLTINKENEIVSKEGLKIVGGDFGVFFKNWLENQLENKNVVLTKNVDNLYFYEAKTKSSTHPDIIELTLIDETEEELVINLTVYKKGEVFMGDFPLMTDAGTFIINGSQKVIVSQLVRSPGAYFNKELNRKNGEMIYSANIIPSRGTWLEFETENKRNANGDLEEVLYVKIDKSRKTTATSLITALGIKPAQALELFDSSNLINNTYQQDGLTGDGETDWENAVQDIYKKIRQGETATADGASKYLNGLLFDRRKYDLTKAGRFKLNQKLAIKNRLLGTRLAEDVLDAQGKVLIPKDTLVNKENYEEVREIFSRDVMTTTLDFLNDINSPKAIQKVKVYRDNDLKTKTITLLGITGHSNDEFLNIADVLATISYAENLHYNIGQIDDIDHLGNRRVRTVGELLQNQLRIGMIRIEKNVREKLSTAQLFKVKPSTIINNKPLTAVIGEFFNLSQLSQFMDQINPLSELTNKRRLTALGPGGLSRDRAGLEVRDVHDSHYGRICPIETPEGPNIGLINNLATYAKVNEYGFITTPYRRVKNGVINNDDIRYLTADEENNYVIAQANVKQDDSGKILEETVISRYKGDDIIANVQDVDYIDVSPKQIFSIATSCIPFLENDDANRALMGANMQRQAVPLLRPEAPLVGTGVEFEAARDSGSAIVAKEGGIVRYVDAKVITVETSQGTTTYPLADFERSNNGTAIAQNPIVNLGDTVEKGEIIADGPSMDEGELAIGQNVVVAFTTYNGYNYEDAIVMSERVVMEDRFTSIHIDEYTIERRNTKQGEEEITREIPNISENSKKYLDSDGIVAIGTEVKHGDILVGKVTPKGQVQLSPEDKLLNAIFGEKSRNVKDNSLKVPNGGDGIVQTVKRFTREDYDLAPDVLEIVKIYVVQKRKIQEGDKMSGRHGNKGVISRILPVEDMPHLEDGTPVDIMLNPQGVPSRMNIGQILEIHLGMAAKKLGIKVATPVFEGLNEQELDEIMQEAGMTNFGKVKLIDGATGEVMDKPIAVGVMYMLKLSHMVDDKLHARNVGPYSLITQQPLGGKAQNGGQRFGEMEVWALEAYGAAHTLREILTIKSDDIKGRVKTYEAIVRSKKIPEPGIPESFNVLTKEIMGLGFDMFMIDEQGNKSAISAYDRADSDVEEDLYASNQGDYHSPSDEEIIASNIEPEVLVNMTSGEESND